The following coding sequences are from one Corallococcus caeni window:
- a CDS encoding alpha/beta hydrolase-fold protein, with protein sequence MTMPRPGRRVRYLLPAVLLAVVLWFTWTRLTRSRGDQRASFTPAIQQCDALGPLRYCINRAAGGTNGDVVYHHHGRNLDETSWNDDTYFTGMLQAQWQATGALPPTVVTVSYGSTWLLTPKGAKEKSGLLDDFMARLPAIEAKVGRPRRRMLLGESMGGLNVLVAGLSHPARFAKVAALCPGVYTDTPFSSFDTIRASMERTGADPKIVFGVWLMAREYVADEVEWRRVSPLELVAQAGPDHPELYLSCGLYDAYGNYEGTQRLANLARQRGVRTEWNPLYGGHCASDVASLADFLVR encoded by the coding sequence ATGACAATGCCTCGCCCTGGACGGCGGGTTCGCTACCTATTGCCTGCGGTACTGCTCGCGGTCGTGCTCTGGTTCACGTGGACGCGGCTCACGCGCAGTCGCGGCGACCAGCGGGCCTCGTTCACGCCCGCGATTCAGCAGTGCGACGCGCTAGGGCCCCTGCGTTACTGCATCAACAGGGCCGCCGGGGGCACCAACGGCGACGTCGTCTATCATCACCACGGGCGCAATCTCGACGAGACGAGCTGGAACGACGACACCTATTTCACCGGCATGCTGCAGGCGCAGTGGCAGGCCACGGGAGCCCTCCCTCCCACGGTGGTGACCGTTTCGTACGGCTCGACGTGGCTCCTGACTCCGAAGGGCGCGAAGGAGAAGAGCGGACTCCTCGATGACTTCATGGCACGTCTGCCCGCCATCGAGGCGAAGGTGGGACGCCCCCGGCGGCGGATGCTGTTGGGGGAGTCGATGGGTGGGCTCAACGTCCTTGTCGCGGGCCTGTCCCATCCGGCGCGGTTCGCGAAGGTCGCGGCGCTCTGTCCGGGCGTCTACACCGACACCCCCTTCTCCTCCTTTGACACCATCAGGGCCTCGATGGAGCGCACCGGGGCCGATCCCAAGATCGTGTTCGGCGTCTGGTTGATGGCGCGCGAATACGTGGCCGACGAAGTCGAATGGCGCCGCGTCTCGCCCCTGGAGCTGGTGGCGCAGGCGGGGCCCGACCATCCGGAGCTCTATCTCTCCTGCGGCCTCTACGATGCCTACGGCAACTACGAAGGCACCCAGCGCCTGGCCAACCTTGCCCGTCAGC